The following coding sequences are from one Acipenser ruthenus chromosome 7, fAciRut3.2 maternal haplotype, whole genome shotgun sequence window:
- the LOC117415450 gene encoding small nuclear ribonucleoprotein Sm D2, which translates to MSLLNKPKSEMNPEELQKREEEEFNTGPLSVLTQSVKNNTQVLINCRNNKKLLGRVKAFDRHCNMVLENVKEMWTEVPKSGKGKKKSKPVNKDRYISKMFLRGDSVIVVLRNPLITGK; encoded by the exons GAGTCTCCTCAACAAGCCCAAGTCTGAGATGAACCCCGAGGAGCTGCAGAAGCGGGAGGAGGAGGAGTTCAACACGGGCCCGCTGTCTGTGCTCACGCAGTCCGTCAAGAACAACACGCAGGTCCTCATCAACTGTCGCAACAACAAGAAGCTGCTGGGGCGTGTCAAGGCCTTCGACAG ACACTGCAACATGGTCCTGGAGAATGTGAAGGAGATGTGGACCGAGGTGCCCAAGAGCGGGAAGGGCAAGAAGAAATCCAAGCCGGTCAACAAGGACCGCTACATCTCCAAGATGTTCCTGAGAGGAGACTCTGTGATCGTGGTGCTGAGGAACCCGCTCATCACAGGGAAATAA